Proteins encoded by one window of Xanthomonas sp. DAR 80977:
- the grxC gene encoding glutaredoxin 3 produces the protein MDIQHADDGQAGGPPITLYSTAICPYCVAAKNFLKSKGRSWTEVRIDLDPAEREKMVALARRTSVPQIFVGATHVGGYDDMMALHRAGKLEPLLDGQAPEGQA, from the coding sequence GTGGACATCCAACATGCCGATGACGGCCAGGCCGGCGGCCCGCCGATCACCCTGTACTCCACCGCGATCTGCCCGTACTGCGTGGCGGCCAAGAACTTCCTGAAGAGCAAGGGCCGCAGCTGGACCGAGGTGCGCATCGACCTGGACCCGGCCGAGCGCGAGAAGATGGTGGCGCTGGCGCGCCGCACCAGCGTGCCGCAGATCTTCGTCGGCGCCACCCATGTCGGCGGCTACGACGACATGATGGCGCTGCACCGCGCCGGCAAGCTGGAACCGCTGCTCGACGGCCAGGCCCCGGAGGGCCAGGCATGA
- a CDS encoding S41 family peptidase: MLAAAPVLGVPPVQAAERYSTQQLDADIDALQAGIAATHPHPSHSVDPAQLKHAVDALRQRVSTGLDRDAAWREFSTLNPLLADGHFFVAYADWRAQTEQHLRDGGTLFPFEVTVDAQARVRILSELGGASTALAGSRIQAIDGVPTDQVARALLAHVHGDSARFRADLLSRRWWFFYWKVYGAPPAFRLTLAGPPQARLRQPASHARPSILIGEDDFDRQFALELRPDAAAVMTIRTFSWPEPDAFLEFARRAFQQMRASGTRTLIIDVRQNGGGDDALWLQGLLPYIADRPYRWASRYTKKVLRDDPSKHERPGEVLSGTVDTWSAPQPDDPLHFDGKVYVLIGRGTYSSAVLFADTMQDFGFATLLGEGASVRSTQTGGVQKIVLPHSGLVLWVPRLLLVRPSGAATPMWLTPDIAIDDDPLRPDAMVEAALAIAARR, encoded by the coding sequence TTGCTCGCCGCCGCGCCAGTCCTGGGCGTTCCGCCCGTCCAGGCGGCTGAACGCTACAGCACCCAGCAGCTCGATGCCGACATCGACGCACTGCAGGCGGGAATCGCCGCGACCCACCCGCATCCGTCGCATTCGGTCGATCCCGCGCAGCTCAAGCACGCCGTCGACGCATTGCGCCAGCGGGTGTCGACCGGACTGGATCGCGATGCCGCCTGGCGGGAATTCTCCACGCTCAATCCGCTGCTGGCGGATGGCCACTTCTTCGTCGCTTACGCCGACTGGCGTGCGCAGACGGAACAGCATCTGCGCGACGGGGGCACCCTGTTTCCCTTCGAGGTCACGGTCGATGCGCAGGCGCGGGTACGGATCCTCTCCGAATTGGGCGGCGCCTCGACCGCTCTCGCCGGCAGCCGGATCCAGGCCATCGATGGCGTTCCCACGGACCAGGTCGCGCGCGCATTGCTCGCGCACGTGCACGGGGACAGCGCGCGTTTCCGCGCCGACCTGCTGTCGCGGCGCTGGTGGTTCTTCTACTGGAAGGTGTACGGCGCGCCCCCGGCCTTCCGGCTGACGCTCGCCGGCCCGCCGCAGGCGCGGCTGCGCCAACCCGCAAGCCACGCGCGCCCTTCGATCCTGATCGGCGAGGACGATTTCGACCGGCAGTTCGCCCTCGAACTGCGCCCGGACGCCGCCGCGGTCATGACCATCCGGACCTTTTCGTGGCCCGAGCCGGACGCGTTCCTGGAATTCGCCCGCCGCGCGTTCCAACAGATGCGGGCGAGCGGCACGCGCACGCTGATCATCGATGTGCGCCAGAACGGCGGCGGCGACGACGCGCTGTGGCTGCAAGGGCTGCTGCCCTACATCGCCGACCGCCCCTACCGATGGGCGTCGCGCTACACCAAGAAAGTGCTCCGCGACGACCCGTCCAAGCACGAACGGCCGGGCGAGGTGCTGAGCGGAACCGTGGACACCTGGAGCGCCCCGCAGCCGGACGATCCGCTGCACTTCGACGGCAAGGTCTATGTGCTGATCGGCCGCGGCACCTATTCCTCGGCGGTGCTGTTCGCCGACACGATGCAGGACTTCGGCTTCGCAACGCTGCTCGGAGAAGGCGCCAGCGTCAGGAGCACGCAGACCGGCGGCGTGCAGAAGATCGTGCTGCCGCACAGCGGACTGGTGCTGTGGGTGCCGCGGCTGCTGCTGGTGCGGCCGTCGGGAGCGGCAACGCCGATGTGGCTGACGCCGGACATCGCCATCGACGACGATCCGCTGCGGCCCGACGCGATGGTGGAGGCGGCACTGGCGATCGCGGCGCGGCGCTGA
- a CDS encoding winged helix-turn-helix domain-containing protein produces the protein MTKKAKQPLDPAAIGDPAHIRLLASPVRQELVDTLASLGGRATVAELSEQLGRPADGLYYHLQLLAESGLVREGEGAAGERVFRLAGSAGVPLRLSYDLADDEAASALAAYAKGLAQVAERDFQAALKQPGVVVEGPGRQLWAARNKGWVNAAELAEANALLERLCELLSRPRDPSRDRPMSLAFVLAPAAVRGRRRVPKG, from the coding sequence ATGACGAAAAAAGCCAAGCAGCCGCTCGACCCCGCCGCCATCGGCGATCCGGCGCATATCCGCCTCCTGGCCTCGCCGGTACGGCAGGAACTGGTCGATACGCTGGCGTCGCTGGGGGGGCGGGCGACCGTCGCGGAGCTGTCGGAGCAGTTGGGCCGGCCGGCGGACGGGCTCTACTACCATCTGCAACTGCTGGCCGAGAGCGGGCTCGTGCGCGAAGGCGAGGGCGCGGCAGGGGAGCGGGTGTTCCGGCTCGCGGGCAGCGCCGGCGTCCCGCTGCGCCTGTCCTACGACCTGGCCGACGACGAGGCGGCGTCGGCCCTGGCCGCCTATGCCAAGGGCCTGGCCCAGGTCGCCGAGCGCGACTTCCAGGCGGCCTTGAAGCAGCCCGGTGTCGTGGTCGAAGGCCCCGGCCGGCAACTGTGGGCGGCGCGCAACAAGGGCTGGGTCAACGCGGCGGAACTGGCCGAGGCCAACGCGCTGCTGGAGCGGCTCTGCGAGCTGCTGAGCCGCCCGCGCGATCCGTCGCGCGACCGGCCGATGTCGCTGGCGTTCGTGCTCGCGCCGGCGGCGGTGCGGGGCCGGCGCCGGGTGCCCAAGGGTTGA
- the phoB gene encoding phosphate regulon transcriptional regulator PhoB — MQKRILIVDDEPAIRDMVAFALRKGDFEPVHAGDAREAQTSIADRVPDLILLDWMLPGTSGLELARRWRKDAMTREVPIIMLTARGEENDRVGGLEAGVDDYVVKPFSARELLARIRAVMRRTRDDDEDGSVSVGSLRIDGAAHRVFAGDAPVPIGPTEYRLLHFFMTHPERVYSRAQLLDHVWGGSVYVEERTIDVHIRRLRKTLEPFAVENMVQTVRGSGYRFSSSI, encoded by the coding sequence GTGCAGAAACGCATCCTGATCGTCGACGACGAACCCGCCATCCGCGACATGGTGGCCTTTGCCCTGCGCAAGGGCGACTTCGAACCGGTCCATGCCGGCGACGCGCGGGAAGCGCAGACCTCCATCGCCGACCGTGTCCCCGACCTGATCCTGCTGGACTGGATGCTGCCCGGCACCAGCGGCCTGGAACTGGCCCGGCGCTGGCGCAAGGACGCGATGACCCGCGAGGTGCCGATCATCATGCTCACCGCGCGCGGCGAGGAGAACGACCGGGTCGGCGGGCTGGAAGCCGGTGTCGACGACTACGTGGTCAAGCCGTTCTCCGCGCGCGAACTGCTGGCGCGGATCCGCGCGGTGATGCGGCGTACCCGCGACGACGACGAGGACGGCAGCGTCTCGGTCGGCAGCCTGCGCATCGACGGCGCCGCGCACCGCGTGTTCGCCGGCGACGCGCCGGTGCCGATCGGCCCCACCGAATACCGCCTGCTGCATTTCTTCATGACCCATCCCGAGCGCGTCTACAGCCGCGCGCAACTGCTCGACCACGTGTGGGGCGGCAGCGTCTACGTCGAGGAGCGCACCATCGACGTGCACATCCGCCGGCTGCGCAAGACCCTGGAACCGTTCGCGGTGGAGAACATGGTGCAGACGGTGCGCGGCTCCGGCTACCGCTTCTCGTCCTCCATCTGA
- the tig gene encoding trigger factor, with protein sequence MQASIETTGTLERRLTFTLPEERLETHIGGRLREVARTARIKGFRPGKIPPKVIEQRFGPQIRAEALDGLLRETFDSAVREHELRLAGNPRIDRAGDNELQFVATFEVVPEFGDIDVAKLEVIRHTAEVTDADIEQMIENLRLQRRTWQPAGRAAQDGDLVTLETWSQAGDERLPAEGVEKGSSVIGSGVMFPAIEQGLVGLSKDEEKTLTVDFPADWRVPQFAGKQVQVHVKAVDVAAPVLPEVDKEFIKSFGVKSGDAEQFRKDIRINLERELKGALMNRLRREVGEQLIAAYASVEMPPRLVENEARSMLAQQVEQLRRSGRDPGQVPDDAHQGFVDAARKRVLVGLLVGEVARRNELRLDPKRVSETLRLIASTYEEPEQVIEMYRNDPQLMGGLQSRVMEEQVIDWIAERAQHTEQAMTFQEAIRQ encoded by the coding sequence ATGCAAGCTTCGATCGAAACCACCGGTACCTTGGAACGGCGTCTGACCTTCACCCTGCCGGAGGAGCGCCTGGAGACCCATATCGGCGGCCGCCTGCGCGAAGTCGCGCGCACCGCGCGGATCAAGGGCTTCCGTCCCGGCAAGATCCCGCCGAAGGTGATCGAGCAGCGCTTCGGGCCGCAGATCCGCGCCGAGGCGCTGGACGGCCTGCTGCGCGAGACCTTCGACTCGGCGGTGCGCGAGCACGAGCTGCGCCTGGCCGGCAACCCGCGCATCGACCGCGCCGGCGACAACGAGCTGCAGTTCGTGGCCACCTTCGAGGTGGTGCCGGAGTTCGGCGACATCGACGTGGCCAAGCTGGAAGTGATCCGCCACACCGCCGAGGTCACCGACGCCGACATCGAGCAGATGATCGAGAACCTGCGCCTGCAGCGCCGCACCTGGCAGCCCGCCGGGCGTGCCGCGCAGGACGGCGACCTGGTGACCCTGGAAACCTGGTCGCAGGCCGGCGACGAGCGCCTGCCCGCCGAGGGCGTGGAGAAGGGCAGCAGCGTGATCGGCTCCGGCGTCATGTTCCCGGCGATCGAGCAGGGCCTGGTCGGCCTGTCCAAGGACGAGGAAAAGACCCTGACCGTCGATTTCCCGGCCGACTGGCGCGTGCCGCAGTTCGCCGGCAAGCAGGTCCAGGTGCACGTGAAGGCGGTCGACGTCGCCGCGCCGGTGCTGCCGGAGGTGGACAAGGAGTTCATCAAGAGCTTCGGTGTGAAGAGCGGCGATGCCGAGCAGTTCCGCAAGGACATCCGCATCAACCTGGAGCGCGAGCTCAAGGGCGCGCTGATGAACCGGCTGCGCCGGGAGGTCGGCGAGCAGCTGATCGCCGCCTATGCGTCGGTGGAGATGCCGCCGCGCCTGGTCGAGAACGAGGCGCGCTCGATGCTGGCGCAGCAGGTGGAGCAGCTGCGCCGCTCCGGCCGCGACCCGGGCCAGGTGCCGGACGACGCCCACCAGGGCTTCGTCGACGCGGCGCGCAAGCGCGTGCTGGTCGGCCTGCTGGTCGGCGAGGTCGCCCGCCGCAACGAGCTGCGCCTGGATCCCAAGCGGGTCTCGGAGACGCTGCGCCTGATCGCCTCGACCTACGAAGAGCCGGAACAGGTCATTGAGATGTACCGCAACGATCCCCAATTGATGGGTGGACTGCAGAGCCGTGTGATGGAAGAGCAGGTGATCGACTGGATCGCCGAGCGCGCCCAGCACACCGAGCAGGCGATGACGTTCCAGGAAGCGATCCGCCAGTAA
- a CDS encoding M48 family metalloprotease → MRPLPLAFAITLATAVAVAPAPAQENKLPDIGSSAGELLTPARQAEYGKMMLAELRNYDYVLEDPLIDDWLQTMGTRLGANSDQPQQKYTFFMLRDRQINAFATLGGYVAVNAGLVLTAEREDEVAAVLSHEIAHITQQHVLRGVERAQRDQVPILLGMLAAVVAAQQAGGRSSGDATQAAIASGLGLMQQRQIDYTRSNESEADRLGIRTLARSGYDVDAMAGFFERMSLAMRGNQGGYSTPDYLMTHPVTTTRISEARQRAEQMKKNTVTLTTSVPGGTLQERVDPNDVSLSQPLGAPSNPLLPGRLQLPFDTYARGASGQFEWARERLRVLSANTPADAVREYEGLRQGSKQGLSDAQRYGLALARLRGSGNRQEPTQVLEDLLQAHPDNWWLGLAVAEAESRNGRSQQANQRFDALLKRLPSNRAVALTYATALNEQGGRAAGQRAQAVLRPLLGAAADDPVFQRTFARACELAGDGNRAGEAYAEAAYLNGRPEQALIQLNNLRKRDDLDYVARARIDARIAAITPTVLELRRQGVQDPDVKQR, encoded by the coding sequence TTGCGCCCGTTGCCGCTCGCCTTCGCGATCACCCTGGCTACCGCCGTCGCGGTCGCGCCTGCGCCCGCGCAGGAGAACAAGCTGCCGGACATCGGCTCCTCGGCCGGCGAGCTGCTGACCCCGGCGCGCCAGGCCGAGTACGGCAAGATGATGCTGGCCGAGCTGCGCAACTACGACTACGTGCTCGAGGACCCGCTGATCGACGACTGGCTGCAGACCATGGGCACCCGGCTCGGCGCCAACAGCGACCAGCCGCAGCAGAAGTACACCTTCTTCATGCTGCGCGACCGCCAGATCAACGCCTTCGCCACGCTGGGCGGCTACGTCGCGGTCAACGCCGGGCTGGTGCTGACCGCCGAGCGCGAGGACGAGGTGGCCGCGGTGCTGTCGCACGAGATCGCGCACATCACCCAGCAGCACGTGCTGCGCGGGGTGGAGCGGGCGCAGCGCGACCAGGTGCCGATCCTGCTCGGCATGCTCGCCGCGGTGGTCGCCGCGCAGCAGGCCGGCGGCCGCTCCAGCGGCGACGCCACCCAGGCGGCGATCGCCAGCGGCCTGGGGCTGATGCAGCAGCGCCAGATCGACTACACCCGCTCCAACGAATCGGAGGCCGACCGCCTGGGCATCCGCACCCTGGCGCGCAGCGGCTACGACGTGGACGCGATGGCCGGCTTCTTCGAGCGCATGTCGCTGGCGATGCGCGGCAACCAGGGCGGCTACAGCACCCCCGACTACCTGATGACCCACCCGGTCACCACCACCCGCATCAGCGAGGCGCGGCAGCGCGCCGAACAGATGAAGAAGAACACGGTGACGCTGACCACCAGCGTGCCCGGCGGCACCCTGCAGGAGCGGGTCGACCCCAACGACGTGTCGCTGAGCCAGCCGCTGGGCGCGCCCAGCAACCCGTTGCTGCCCGGGCGGCTGCAACTGCCGTTCGACACCTACGCGCGCGGCGCCAGCGGCCAGTTCGAGTGGGCGCGCGAACGCCTGCGCGTGCTCAGCGCCAACACCCCGGCCGATGCGGTGCGCGAATACGAGGGCCTGCGCCAGGGCAGCAAGCAGGGCCTCAGCGACGCCCAGCGCTACGGCCTGGCGCTGGCCCGGCTGCGCGGCAGCGGCAACCGCCAGGAGCCGACCCAGGTCCTGGAGGACCTGCTGCAGGCGCACCCGGACAATTGGTGGCTGGGCCTGGCGGTGGCCGAGGCCGAATCGCGCAACGGCCGCAGCCAGCAGGCCAACCAGCGCTTCGACGCCCTGCTCAAGCGGCTGCCGAGCAACCGCGCGGTGGCGCTGACCTATGCCACCGCCCTGAACGAACAGGGCGGCCGCGCGGCCGGCCAGCGCGCACAGGCGGTGCTGCGGCCGCTGCTGGGCGCGGCGGCCGACGATCCGGTGTTCCAGCGCACCTTCGCCCGCGCCTGCGAGCTGGCCGGGGACGGCAACCGCGCCGGCGAGGCCTATGCCGAGGCCGCGTACCTGAACGGACGCCCCGAGCAGGCGCTGATCCAGCTGAACAATCTGAGGAAGCGCGACGACCTCGATTACGTGGCGCGCGCGCGCATCGACGCGCGGATCGCCGCGATCACGCCCACGGTGTTGGAGCTGCGCCGCCAGGGCGTGCAGGATCCGGACGTGAAACAGCGCTGA
- a CDS encoding isocitrate dehydrogenase → MTQTITVIRGDGIGPEIMDATLFVLDALNAGLTYEYADAGLVALEKHGDLLPAATLDSIRKNKIALKSPLTTPVGEGFSSINVAMRRQFDLYANVRPAKSFPNTKSRFGAGVDLITVRENTEGAYLSEGQEVSADGETAVSMAKVTRKGSERIVRYAFDLARATGRKKVTAVHKANIIKSTSGLFLKVAREVAANYPEIEFQEMIVDNACMQLVMRPEQFDIIVTTNLFGDILSDLCAGLVGGLGLAPGANIGVDAAIFEAVHGSAPDIAGQGKANPCALLLGAAQLLDHVGQPQNAERLRNAIVATLEAKDGLTPDLGGSGNTMGFAKAIASRL, encoded by the coding sequence ATGACGCAGACAATCACGGTCATTCGGGGCGATGGCATCGGCCCCGAGATCATGGACGCCACGCTGTTCGTGCTCGACGCGCTGAACGCCGGCCTCACCTACGAATACGCCGACGCCGGCCTGGTCGCGCTGGAGAAGCACGGCGATCTGTTGCCCGCCGCCACCCTGGACTCGATCCGCAAGAACAAGATCGCGCTGAAGAGCCCGCTGACCACCCCGGTGGGCGAGGGCTTCAGCTCGATCAACGTGGCCATGCGCCGCCAGTTCGACCTGTACGCCAACGTGCGCCCGGCCAAGTCGTTCCCGAACACCAAGTCGCGCTTCGGCGCCGGCGTGGACCTGATCACCGTGCGCGAGAACACCGAAGGCGCCTACCTGAGCGAAGGCCAGGAAGTGTCGGCCGACGGCGAGACCGCGGTGTCGATGGCCAAGGTGACCCGCAAGGGCTCCGAGCGCATCGTCCGCTACGCCTTCGACCTGGCGCGCGCGACCGGCCGCAAGAAGGTCACCGCGGTGCACAAGGCCAACATCATCAAGTCCACCTCGGGCCTGTTCCTGAAGGTGGCGCGCGAAGTGGCGGCGAACTACCCGGAGATCGAGTTCCAGGAAATGATCGTCGACAACGCCTGCATGCAGCTGGTGATGCGTCCGGAGCAGTTCGACATCATCGTCACCACCAACCTGTTCGGCGACATCCTGTCGGACCTGTGCGCCGGCCTGGTCGGCGGCCTGGGCCTGGCGCCGGGCGCCAACATCGGCGTGGACGCGGCGATCTTCGAGGCCGTGCACGGCTCGGCCCCGGACATCGCCGGGCAGGGCAAGGCCAACCCGTGCGCGCTGCTGCTGGGCGCGGCGCAGCTGCTGGACCACGTCGGCCAGCCGCAGAACGCCGAGCGCCTGCGCAACGCCATCGTCGCCACGCTGGAAGCCAAGGACGGGCTGACCCCGGACCTGGGCGGCAGCGGCAACACCATGGGCTTCGCCAAGGCCATCGCCAGCCGCCTCTGA
- the clpP gene encoding ATP-dependent Clp endopeptidase proteolytic subunit ClpP, protein MDNVTKALNLVPMVVEQTSRGERAYDIYSRLLKERLIFLVGPIDDHMANVIVAQMLFLEADNPEKDINIYINSPGGVVTAGMAIYDTMQYIKPDVSTICIGQAASMGALLLASGAAGKRYALPNSRVMIHQPLGGFQGQATDIDIHAREILTLRARLNEILAKHTGQSLETIARDTERDNFKSAVDAQAYGLVDQVLERRPEESIQPA, encoded by the coding sequence GTGGACAATGTGACCAAGGCGTTGAATCTGGTTCCGATGGTGGTCGAGCAGACCAGCCGCGGCGAGCGTGCCTACGACATCTATTCGCGCCTGCTGAAGGAGCGGCTGATCTTCCTGGTCGGACCGATCGACGACCACATGGCCAACGTGATCGTGGCGCAGATGCTGTTCCTGGAAGCGGACAACCCGGAAAAGGACATCAACATCTACATCAACTCGCCGGGCGGCGTGGTCACCGCCGGCATGGCGATCTACGACACCATGCAGTACATCAAGCCGGACGTGAGCACCATCTGCATCGGCCAGGCCGCCTCGATGGGCGCGCTGCTGCTGGCCTCGGGCGCGGCCGGCAAGCGTTACGCGCTGCCGAATTCGCGGGTGATGATCCACCAGCCGCTGGGCGGCTTCCAGGGCCAGGCCACCGACATCGACATTCACGCGCGCGAAATCCTGACCCTGCGCGCGCGGCTGAACGAAATCCTGGCCAAGCACACCGGCCAGTCGCTGGAAACCATCGCCCGCGACACCGAGCGCGACAACTTCAAGAGCGCCGTCGACGCGCAGGCCTACGGGCTGGTCGACCAGGTGCTGGAGCGCCGTCCGGAAGAGTCGATCCAGCCGGCATAA
- the phoR gene encoding phosphate regulon sensor histidine kinase PhoR, which translates to MPRHIRSAWFKTLGTLAALLLLAVLIGWIGGHVWMALTLMSLAVMGWHYWRLRRVLRRLTARQRWEPPAGTGVWNELDRLLYRSQAEMRTRKRRLLDMLRAYRAAAAALPDAVVVVDRNSQRIQWFNEAAGTLLGLRHPGDLNVPVVERLQPMPLAHWLAGGRNAEPMLDTPSPIDDRLRLNLRLIPYSADYWLLVARDVSKLLQLEQVRRDFVANVSHELRTPLTVVHGYLDMLDPEDFPDSGPMIAEMRKQSQRMTQLVEDLLTLSRLESQEHANEETIAMAPMLATLRREAEAHSQGRHRIEVHDEADIDLVGSNKELHSAFSNLVTNAVRYTPAGGSVSIVFAREGDGAVLSVRDSGYGIPSHHLPRITERFYRVSSSRSRESGGTGLGLSIVKHVLGLHQARLDIESEVGKGSTFSCHFGAGRVHPRHDHATLTSA; encoded by the coding sequence ATGCCCCGCCACATCCGTTCCGCCTGGTTCAAGACCCTCGGCACCCTCGCCGCGCTGCTGCTGCTGGCGGTGCTGATCGGCTGGATCGGCGGCCATGTGTGGATGGCCCTGACCCTGATGTCGCTGGCGGTGATGGGCTGGCACTACTGGCGCCTGCGCCGCGTGCTGCGCCGGCTGACCGCGCGCCAGCGCTGGGAACCGCCGGCCGGCACCGGCGTGTGGAACGAACTGGATCGCTTGCTGTACCGCAGCCAGGCGGAGATGCGCACGCGCAAGCGGCGCCTGCTGGACATGCTGCGCGCCTACCGCGCCGCCGCCGCCGCGCTGCCCGATGCGGTGGTGGTGGTGGACCGCAACAGCCAGCGCATCCAGTGGTTCAACGAAGCCGCCGGCACCCTGCTCGGCCTGCGCCATCCCGGCGACCTCAACGTGCCGGTGGTGGAACGCCTGCAGCCGATGCCGCTGGCGCACTGGCTGGCCGGCGGCCGCAACGCCGAACCGATGCTGGACACGCCCTCGCCGATCGACGACCGGCTGCGCCTAAACCTGCGCCTGATCCCCTACTCCGCCGACTACTGGCTGCTGGTCGCGCGCGACGTCAGCAAGCTGCTGCAGCTGGAGCAGGTGCGCCGCGACTTCGTCGCCAACGTCTCGCACGAACTGCGCACACCGCTGACCGTGGTGCACGGCTACCTGGACATGCTCGATCCGGAGGATTTCCCCGATTCCGGGCCGATGATCGCCGAGATGCGCAAGCAGTCGCAGCGCATGACCCAGCTGGTCGAAGACCTGCTGACCCTGTCGCGGCTGGAATCGCAGGAACACGCCAACGAAGAAACGATCGCGATGGCGCCGATGCTGGCCACGCTGCGCCGCGAGGCCGAGGCGCATAGCCAGGGCCGGCACCGCATCGAGGTGCACGACGAGGCCGACATCGACCTGGTCGGCTCCAACAAGGAATTGCACAGCGCGTTCTCCAACCTGGTCACCAACGCGGTGCGCTACACCCCTGCCGGCGGCTCGGTCAGCATCGTCTTCGCCCGCGAAGGCGACGGCGCGGTGCTGTCGGTGCGCGACAGCGGCTACGGCATCCCCTCGCATCACCTGCCGCGCATCACCGAACGCTTCTACCGCGTCTCCAGCAGCCGTTCGCGCGAGAGCGGCGGCACCGGGCTGGGACTGTCGATCGTCAAGCATGTGCTGGGCCTGCACCAGGCGCGGCTGGACATCGAAAGCGAAGTCGGCAAGGGCAGCACGTTCTCGTGCCACTTCGGCGCCGGACGCGTGCATCCGCGGCACGACCATGCCACCCTGACCTCCGCCTAA
- a CDS encoding carboxymuconolactone decarboxylase family protein codes for MSAAGTGGEGGDGQDRVREFTEFRQRMNQRILAEPNQVVRRFFALDTQTYQAGALDVKTKELLGLVASLVLRCDDCISYHVAQCKEAGVERDEFFETFSVGLVVGGSIVIPHLRRAVDFLDKLEEGAAAAPPEHAHG; via the coding sequence ATGAGCGCTGCGGGGACGGGCGGCGAGGGGGGCGACGGCCAGGACCGGGTGCGCGAGTTCACCGAGTTCCGCCAGCGCATGAACCAGCGCATCCTGGCCGAGCCGAACCAGGTGGTGCGGCGCTTCTTCGCGCTCGACACCCAGACCTACCAGGCCGGCGCGCTGGACGTGAAGACCAAGGAGCTGCTCGGCCTGGTCGCCTCGCTGGTGCTGCGCTGCGACGACTGCATCAGCTACCACGTGGCCCAGTGCAAGGAAGCCGGGGTGGAGCGCGACGAATTCTTCGAGACCTTCTCGGTCGGCTTGGTGGTCGGCGGCTCGATCGTGATCCCGCACCTGCGCCGGGCGGTGGATTTCCTCGACAAGCTCGAGGAAGGCGCGGCCGCCGCGCCGCCGGAGCACGCGCACGGCTGA
- a CDS encoding Bax inhibitor-1/YccA family membrane protein translates to MIRSGNPALKESTFLDLGSGAVVSRDSEAMTLNGTIHKTGALLLLTVLTAVFAWSQSISVDGAGNEVIAPGIIGYVLGGAIGGFILALITTFKKTWAPITAPLYALVEGFFLGSISALYEHRFNGIVLQAVLLTFGTLFALLFAYRSGLIKATENFKLGVVAATGGIALVYLATIVLGLFNIQIPYIHASGTVGILFSLFVVVVAALNLVLDFDFIESGVEQGAPKYMEWYGAFGLMVTLVWLYIEFLRLLSKLQSRN, encoded by the coding sequence ATGATCCGCAGCGGCAACCCCGCCTTGAAGGAATCCACGTTCCTCGACCTCGGCAGCGGCGCAGTGGTGTCGCGCGACAGCGAGGCGATGACCCTGAACGGCACCATCCACAAGACCGGCGCGCTGCTGTTGCTGACCGTGCTGACCGCGGTGTTCGCCTGGAGCCAGTCGATCTCGGTCGATGGCGCCGGCAACGAAGTGATCGCGCCGGGCATCATCGGCTACGTGCTGGGCGGCGCGATCGGCGGCTTCATCCTGGCGCTGATCACCACCTTCAAGAAGACCTGGGCGCCGATCACCGCGCCGCTGTACGCGCTGGTGGAAGGCTTCTTCCTGGGCTCGATCTCGGCGCTGTACGAGCACCGCTTCAACGGCATCGTGCTGCAGGCGGTGCTGCTGACCTTCGGCACCCTGTTCGCGCTGCTGTTCGCCTACCGCAGCGGGCTGATCAAGGCCACCGAGAACTTCAAGCTGGGCGTGGTGGCGGCCACCGGCGGCATCGCGCTGGTGTACCTGGCGACCATCGTGCTCGGCCTGTTCAACATCCAGATCCCCTACATCCACGCTTCCGGCACGGTCGGCATCCTGTTCAGCCTGTTCGTGGTGGTGGTGGCGGCGCTGAACCTGGTGCTGGACTTCGACTTCATCGAGAGCGGCGTGGAACAGGGCGCGCCCAAGTACATGGAGTGGTACGGCGCGTTCGGGCTGATGGTCACCCTGGTGTGGCTGTACATCGAGTTCCTGCGGCTGTTGTCGAAGTTGCAGTCGCGCAATTAA